Proteins encoded in a region of the Ketobacter sp. MCCC 1A13808 genome:
- a CDS encoding tellurite resistance TerB family protein translates to MNVSSILNQLLQQASGQTSGNRQGSGVNVNQIINSVTSQLQGSQSAPGGVDIKSLLGGGALGLLVGSKRGRKMGTKALKYGALAGIGVLAWKAYQNHQNGVGQAQSTSKTQGQPLEQLQGQAEQQRGLEILQAMIMAARADGHIDADERALLTREIEKLGPDDELQAWLQQQFDAPLDAAALAAQADSPQAAREIYLVSAVMIDDQNPMERAWLDQLGSALQLPSAMMLELDRQVLAPG, encoded by the coding sequence TGAATGTATCCTCAATCTTGAACCAGTTACTCCAGCAGGCATCCGGCCAGACGTCAGGCAATCGCCAGGGCTCGGGAGTCAATGTGAATCAGATTATCAATAGTGTCACCTCGCAACTCCAGGGGAGTCAGAGTGCCCCCGGAGGCGTTGATATAAAAAGCTTGCTCGGCGGAGGCGCGCTGGGATTACTGGTCGGCTCGAAACGGGGTCGGAAGATGGGAACCAAGGCACTAAAATATGGGGCATTGGCCGGCATCGGTGTGCTGGCCTGGAAAGCCTATCAGAATCACCAGAATGGTGTAGGTCAAGCGCAATCAACCAGCAAGACCCAAGGGCAACCTCTGGAACAACTGCAAGGACAAGCTGAACAGCAACGGGGGCTGGAAATCCTGCAAGCAATGATCATGGCCGCTCGGGCTGATGGCCATATCGATGCAGATGAGCGGGCTTTACTGACCCGGGAAATCGAAAAGCTCGGTCCCGACGACGAACTACAAGCATGGCTTCAGCAACAGTTTGATGCACCACTGGATGCGGCTGCACTGGCCGCCCAGGCCGACTCTCCCCAGGCGGCACGGGAAATATATCTGGTCAGCGCAGTAATGATTGATGACCAGAACCCCATGGAAAGAGCCTGGCTGGATCAACTGGGCAGCGCGCTGCAATTACCATCGGCGATGATGCTGGAGCTGGATCGGCAGGTATTGGCACCCGGTTGA